Proteins found in one Salvia splendens isolate huo1 chromosome 10, SspV2, whole genome shotgun sequence genomic segment:
- the LOC121751513 gene encoding 3-ketoacyl-CoA synthase 6-like, with protein sequence MAEPPPPPLPDFSQSVKLKYVKLGYQYLVNNFLVFLLVPVIVALTLELIHSNPHDLIHLWNSMQFTSLHILCSFFLIIYTLTFFLMSRPRPIYLVDYALFKPPRSFRVSFGGFMEHARIVLADEPKSVHFQMKILQRSGLGEETCIPPAMHFIPPRPTMQLAREEAELVIFSAMDSLFQKTGLKPKDVDILVLNCSLFSPTPSLTAMVINKYKMRSNIKSFNLSGMGCSAGLISVDLAKDLLQRYPNSNAVVISTEILTPNSYLGKERAMLLPNCLFRMGGAAILLSNRRADRRRAKYRLAHVVRTHKGADDRAYGCVAQEEDPEGHIGIKLNIDLMTIAGEALKSNITTIGPLVLPASEQLLFAFSLIRRKFFNSKSKPYIPDFKQAFEHFCIHAGGRAVIDELQKSLRLTNEQVEASRMTLHRFGNTSSSSLWYELSYIESKGRMKKGDRVWQIAFGSGFKCNSAVWKCNRTIKAPMDGPWADCIDKYPVYIPEIIKI encoded by the coding sequence ATGGCTgagccgccgccaccaccgctcCCTGACTTTTCGCAGTCCGTGAAGCTCAAGTACGTGAAATTGGGCTACCAATACCTAGTGAACAACTTCCTGGTGTTCCTCCTCGTCCCCGTGATCGTCGCCCTAACCCTAGAACTCATCCATAGCAACCCTCATGACCTAATCCACCTATGGAACTCCATGCAATTCACATCGCTCCACATTTTATgctccttcttcctcatcatctACACTCTCACCTTCTTTCTCATGTCCCGCCCCCGCCCCATCTACCTCGTCGACTACGCCCTCTTCAAGCCCCCCCGCAGCTTCCGCGTCTCCTTCGGCGGCTTCATGGAGCACGCCCGCATCGTTCTCGCCGATGAGCCCAAATCCGTCCATTTTCAGATGAAAATCCTCCAGCGCTCCGGCCTCGGCGAGGAGACCTGCATTCCTCCGGCGATGCATTTCATCCCTCCGCGGCCGACTATGCAGCTCGCGAGGGAGGAAGCCGAGCTAGTCATTTTCTCGGCAATGGATTCGCTCTTCCAAAAAACCGGCCTCAAGCCCAAAGATGTCGATATTTTGGTGCTCAATTGCAGTCTGTTCTCGCCGACGCCTTCTCTCACGGCGATGGTGATAAACAAGTACAAAATGAGGAGCAACATTAAAAGCTTCAATCTCTCCGGCATGGGGTGCAGCGCTGGCTTGATCTCGGTAGATCTAGCCAAGGATCTGCTCCAGCGATATCCGAATTCCAACGCGGTAGTGATCAGCACTGAGATCCTCACCCCAAACAGCTACCTAGGGAAGGAGAGAGCAATGCTCCTCCCAAATTGCCTCTTCAGAATGGGCGGCGCCGCCATCCTTCTGTCCAACCGCCGCGCCGATCGCCGCCGCGCCAAGTACCGCCTCGCGCATGTGGTGAGGACGCACAAAGGCGCTGACGACAGAGCGTACGGATGCGTCGCGCAGGAGGAGGATCCGGAAGGACACATCGGAATCAAGCTGAACATAGATCTAATGACGATCGCCGGCGAAGCTCTGAAATCGAACATCACCACGATCGGGCCGCTCGTCCTCCCCGCATCGGAGCAATTACTCTTCGCATTCTCCTTAATCAGGAGAAAATTCTTCAATTCGAAATCGAAGCCGTACATTCCCGATTTCAAGCAGGCGTTTGAGCATTTCTGCATCCACGCCGGCGGAAGGGCGGTGATCGACGAGCTGCAGAAGAGCCTCCGCCTGACAAACGAGCAGGTGGAGGCGTCCAGGATGACTCTGCATAGGTTCGGAAACACTTCGTCGTCATCGCTGTGGTACGAATTGAGCTACATTGAATCAAAGGGGAGGATGAAGAAAGGGGATAGGGTTTGGCAGATCGCATTTGGGAGTGGATTTAAGTGCAACAGCGCGGTTTGGAAATGTAACCGGACGATCAAGGCGCCGATGGATGGGCCGTGGGCCGATTGCATCGACAAATATCCGGTTTACATTCCTGAAATTATTAagatttaa